The genomic DNA AAGGCTCGCCCGGCACGCAACCCCCGCACTGGTGAAACCGTCCTCATCGACGAACGCTTGGTCCCGACATTCAAGTTCAGCAACGACATTAAGGACAAGATCAATTCGCTCGAAGGCATCCTCGGCGAAGCTTCTGTACAGCCGGAACTCGAAACTGAAAACGAAATCGTGCACGTCGGTAGCGACGACGATTCCATCTAAACGAACGTTGAACCTATTAACTCAGGCAACGCAAACGCCTGATACGAAAGAGCCGGCTTGAACGCCGGCTTTTCTTTGTCATGCCCGCCACTGAGCGGGCATCTCCTTTATTACGACAGTGCAGCGACTTCTTCTTCGGTGAGGAATCGCCAACCGCCCTCACCCAACGTACGATCCAGAACAACCGGTCCAATCGCAATGCGTTCAAGCGTCTCGACATGATTGCCGACCGCAGCGAACATGCGGCGAACCTGGTGGTACAGTCCCTCGCCTATCGAAATGTCCACCGCATTACCATTAACTTCAATCTCACGAGCCAGCACCGGACGTCGTTCGTCCTTGAGCATCACGCCCGCCAAGAGTTCCGCCTTCTGCGCATCCGTAAACGGGCGTGCAAGCGTCACGCGATACTTTTTCCAGAGTCCCTTCTTCGGGCTTTCGACCTTGTGGATAAAGTCTCCCTGATTCGAGAGCAACAAGAGTCCCGAAGAATCCGCATCCAAGCGCCCGACAGACTGGAGGCCCATCGCGGTAAAGCGTTCCGGCAGCAAATCATACACGGGCTTGTGGTCACGAGCGTTGTGGCTGCATTCCACATCCGTCGGCTTGAAAAGCATCACGTACAACTTCTCGACCGTCGGAGCTTCTTCGCCATTCACAGTAATGTATTCCGGACGCGTCTTGAATTCCATGAACGGGTCATCGAGAACCTTGCCATCCAGTTCCACAAGGCCCATGCGCACTAATCCACGCGCATCCTTGCGGCTGCCAAAGCCCATCGAAGCCAGCAATCGTTCCAAAGTCAAAACAGCCATCAGTCCTCCAAAATAAATCCAAGAATCTTCCTGCGGATAAATCCGAGTTCAGGAAGTTCTTTTGTTTTAATCACATGTGCGCGACGGCGCCAAAAGCTAAACGCCAAAATTCCAGCCAGCACAAGCGTTTCCAAAGTAAAGCAGAAAATGCGGAGCAACGTTATGCTCAAGCGAACCGAGCCAACTGCGCGGAGTTCCTTCTCGCTACACCAGTCCATTCTCAAGTCCCAATCACCAACGTACGGGTACGCTTTCAAGAATCCGTTCACCGCCGCAATATAGCCCATGGTCTGGTAATCCGTGCGGATACCTTCGACAAAGCAATCGCTAAAGCGCACTCGGAAGAGCGTAAGCACCGCCTTCAAAATTTTCAGAATGTACTTGAACGCCCTAGCATCAAAATCCGGCGTCAAAATAATGGTCCAAAATTCACGGTCCGAAAGCTTGCGCTTTTCCTTCTTCGGCTTTTTATCTTCGGCGGGCGTCTCGTTTTTTTCGGAATCACGATTCTCGGATTCCGAGACTTTTGCATCAGACGAAACTTCAACTACCGGTGAGGATTTTACTTTAGCAGGTTGCGCACTCTCGTTGATTGCGCTAAACTTCACAGGATCCCCTTCGCTTTGCTTCGAGGATGACGGAGGCAGCGATTCTCGCTTTTCGGGGGGGGCTTCGACTTCACTCCGGATGCTAGGCTGTTCCGCACTAGTCTCTAAATGTTCTGTCTTTGGAGTTTCTGCAGGCTTTTTCGCAACAGCTTCAACTGCCGGCGCATCTCGTTTCTCGTCTAAACCATCCTTCCACTTCTTCTCGCACTCGTAAACCTTCTTCTTGAAAAAAAAGAAAAGCGCCCGCGCACCGCGCTCCCCGACCTCGAAATCAATTCGAAACGCAAACGGGAAAAGCAGTAGCACAAGCGCTACAACGAGAATTGCACAAAAGAGCCAGGAAAGAAAGCCCATTACTTTTCGGCTTCGTCAGCCTTCTTGCTGATAATGTCGATCAATTCGGCAAAGCTCTTGTCCTTCAAGATTTTACTGAACTGTTCCTTGTAGTTGCGAGCTGTAGAAAGGTCATCGATGACCAAGTCCCAAGCCTTCCACTTGCCGTTCACAAGCGTCATCTTGTATTCGAGCACCGATTCCTTGCCCTTGTTCCACAAGTGAGCCACAACGCGAGCATCATCCGAACCCTTCATCTTGGCCGGTTCGTAAATCGTGGAATCGGCGCGGTAAAGTTCCAAGCGGTTTGCACTAGAGTTGCGGACCATACGCTGGAATTCCGTCACAAACTTCTGCTGAGAAGCTTCATCCTGAGCCTTCCAGTCGCTAGCAGCCAAAGACTTCTTGGCAAGCAAGGCAAAATCAAAGGAATCATTCAAAAGGTTCTTGACGCGTTCCGTTTCTTTAGCGGTACGCTTGGACTTCTTGATGATGTTCTGCAATTCAACGTCCTTGCTCTTCACAACAGACACCGGATCTTCGGCAGCAAAAGACAAGAGCGAAGCACAGGCAATAGCGATCAAAATTTTCTTAAACATCTTTGAATCTCCTCTTTTTTACTTAAAATACGTTTTATAGTCGCTAAGAGACAACCCCATCTTTGCCACTAATCCGGCAAATTCGACGTTATATCGGCAAACTGCGAAATAATAATCTTTTTGCATGGTTATATTCTGCGTATAAGCAGAAACAAGCGCACCCGTTTGGGACTTATCGAGGTCGTATTTCATGGCGGCATCTTTCAAAAGCGATTCCGTCGCACGGAGGCTTTCACGTAAAGCATCGAGCTTTCCCTTGGCGGCAACCACTTGATAATACTGTTCAATAGCTTTTGCCACAAGCCCATCCGAAGCGTAATTTTCTTTCAGCTTAAGCCCGCGATATTCAGTTTTCGCCTGACGATAGTCTTCCCAGCCTTTCCAGAAATTCAAGCGGTATCTCAAACCAACACCGATAAGCCCAGAAATCTTGTTCACTGCATCTTGAGCAAAGGCATTCTTCTGCAACACGTTACGGTTACCCGCCCAGCTTTTCACATACTCGAACTGCCCCATGACAAAGAACTCCGGAGCAAGTTTTGCTTCAGCCAAATCCATCTGGAGTCTGCGGGCTCGCACCCCAGCTTCAAGCTGCTTCAACTCCGGATTATGCTTGATGGTCCATTCGCGGACCTGTTCTTCCGTCGGCATCGGTTCCGGTCTCATCGCAAGGATTGTATCTTCGGCGGCAAAAGTATCGCCATCCTGCAAGCCAAGCGCAAAGCGAATCGCCAACTGCACACGCTTCATGCCAAGGTCAGCCTCAATCACACCTTCCTTGACGGTGTGCATTTTAGCCTTCAAGTTCAAAAGATCCGTCTGTGAAACCGTCGGTTCATCTTCGTCCAAAGCTTCTTCAAGCTGGTCATACGCCTTATCGACCTGCTTTTGAGCATCGGCGGCAATGCGCTTCATTTCAAGAGCAAGGAGATAGTTGTAATAATAGCTCTGGAGTTCTACTTCTTTCTTGAGCGTCGAGTTTTCAATTTCAAAAGACTTTTGCTGTAGATCCGCTTCCAAAGCCAGCTTACCCGTTCGGTACTGACCCAAATTTAGCGGCTGGACAAACTTGGCTTCGACTCCCCAGAATGGACCCATTCTAGAGAAATCGTACTTTTCAGCTTTTTCAACACCTAGCGTGTCCCCAGACTGATTGAAATAGTAATCGTTATATTCCTTGAGACCAGGAGCAGGTCCCACCATCATCGACACGTAAAATGTCGGCAAAATAACTTCGGACTTGAGCGACTTGATTTTATTTTTCTTGGCTTCCGTTCCATAACGCAGCTCTTCCATCTGCGGGTCACTAGCAAGCCCTTGTTCAACAAAGCGCAAACAATCATACCGGACTTCACCCGCCAAGGCGATCCCCGTCATTGCAAGAACATAAAACAAATTCCTAATCACAGCTAGAATTTAGAAAAAAATTTCCCTATTAAAAGGAACAGTGATGGACCAAATCCTTGTATCTCCTCACAACACCTTCATAGTAAGAAGTCGGGAGCGGAGCATTCTTTTCCAGCAGCTTGTCAACAGCAGTATGCCCCAAGTTATAAGCCACTAGCGCTTCCCTCAAATTACCGTACTTTCCGATAAGTCTAATCAGGTAAGCCGAGCCAACAACCACGTTCACATCCGGTTGCATCAAGTCATTTTCATTTTCAATAACAAGACCAAACCTGCGACCAATTTTTTTGGCAGTTTCCAATTTTATCTGCATTAAGCCTAGCGCGCCCGAAAATTTACCCGTCTGGAATCGCCCACGAGCAAGCGGATTTCCACGACTTTCCTGCGCCACCACAGCAAGGATAATCAGAGGGTCCAGAGAATACGACTGCGAAATTTGCCACAAGTGTTCTGCCA from Fibrobacter sp. UWB13 includes the following:
- a CDS encoding HU family DNA-binding protein; this translates as MANITKQSLIQEIAKSTGFVRNDIKIVVEQFLDLLGEKLIEGNTIEIRGFGTFACKPRKARPARNPRTGETVLIDERLVPTFKFSNDIKDKINSLEGILGEASVQPELETENEIVHVGSDDDSI
- a CDS encoding pseudouridine synthase, giving the protein MAVLTLERLLASMGFGSRKDARGLVRMGLVELDGKVLDDPFMEFKTRPEYITVNGEEAPTVEKLYVMLFKPTDVECSHNARDHKPVYDLLPERFTAMGLQSVGRLDADSSGLLLLSNQGDFIHKVESPKKGLWKKYRVTLARPFTDAQKAELLAGVMLKDERRPVLAREIEVNGNAVDISIGEGLYHQVRRMFAAVGNHVETLERIAIGPVVLDRTLGEGGWRFLTEEEVAALS
- a CDS encoding phospholipid-binding protein MlaC; translated protein: MFKKILIAIACASLLSFAAEDPVSVVKSKDVELQNIIKKSKRTAKETERVKNLLNDSFDFALLAKKSLAASDWKAQDEASQQKFVTEFQRMVRNSSANRLELYRADSTIYEPAKMKGSDDARVVAHLWNKGKESVLEYKMTLVNGKWKAWDLVIDDLSTARNYKEQFSKILKDKSFAELIDIISKKADEAEK
- a CDS encoding TolC family protein, which codes for MIRNLFYVLAMTGIALAGEVRYDCLRFVEQGLASDPQMEELRYGTEAKKNKIKSLKSEVILPTFYVSMMVGPAPGLKEYNDYYFNQSGDTLGVEKAEKYDFSRMGPFWGVEAKFVQPLNLGQYRTGKLALEADLQQKSFEIENSTLKKEVELQSYYYNYLLALEMKRIAADAQKQVDKAYDQLEEALDEDEPTVSQTDLLNLKAKMHTVKEGVIEADLGMKRVQLAIRFALGLQDGDTFAAEDTILAMRPEPMPTEEQVREWTIKHNPELKQLEAGVRARRLQMDLAEAKLAPEFFVMGQFEYVKSWAGNRNVLQKNAFAQDAVNKISGLIGVGLRYRLNFWKGWEDYRQAKTEYRGLKLKENYASDGLVAKAIEQYYQVVAAKGKLDALRESLRATESLLKDAAMKYDLDKSQTGALVSAYTQNITMQKDYYFAVCRYNVEFAGLVAKMGLSLSDYKTYFK
- a CDS encoding lytic transglycosylase domain-containing protein, with the translated sequence MKNSVRLSAMSVTVLFIIGFAVLFFFASEWYSNRGKLEKLAYQERILHNDMEHLEVVGKWTLDYVKIEKALTYMLGDRISEVSFRILAEHLWQISQSYSLDPLIILAVVAQESRGNPLARGRFQTGKFSGALGLMQIKLETAKKIGRRFGLVIENENDLMQPDVNVVVGSAYLIRLIGKYGNLREALVAYNLGHTAVDKLLEKNAPLPTSYYEGVVRRYKDLVHHCSF